In the genome of Camelus dromedarius isolate mCamDro1 unplaced genomic scaffold, mCamDro1.pat HAP1_SCAFFOLD_27, whole genome shotgun sequence, the window gctgggaaatgtcctccatttcaaggacccctgtgattacattcagcccacctggacaatccaggctactcgccctattgtctcatctcaggatccccttgtcccatcccattcaggcattatgaatgtggctgtgacactcaccttgtgtaacatttcctctcatgggcattttatggttcaaggcacatatgaatgactttttgtttttcttccttagcctttctacattcagtatgtctggtgagattatatgaatcctttttatttgtccccctgcactaatctttaataatgtatcatgggtttaaaatgctaactgatagacaatttagaagacagaaatcctctaagatttttgtcctaaaatatctgtcatgcattttgccatgtacagtaacatgtcacaggtggctaccctgtggccggggagggacatgattctgccataacactcccctcattctcaccaatgtgctgatcacctaaccaaggacctatgctccccgcttcgctcacttcctcctcctttccattgactaccctgttcccatcgcttccttcattcagcacatcaggatttcatgaccacattcttctctaaatggaatgggtatcttgaatctaatgtctgacaactgttcttactgtatatgcacacactgacctgcacataaccccgtccagctctttattttcctagaatctcccagaggaatcagttccatgatgatggtgatgatgatgatgatactgacaatgatgacagggacctctcaaggattctgataaagagggaattaataaagggagggaatcattgcaaaattgccccagagacaggcttaaaagtaaataactgctgtagtgtttaatgaaattgactaatatttaactatttttaaaactttatatcactgaatttaaaattttaacgggaattctcattcaccagtaaccaagattcaactctaggaccaaagtctaaggatttcaatcttctaacaaattgtccactagccttttaaacacgtgatccttttaaaaagcttagtgctgggctgaaaataagcaggattcatataatctcaccagacacagtgaatgtggaaagactaaggaagaaaaacaaaaagccattcataacgtcttgaacttcacgttgctcacaggagaaaatgttagccaaggtgagcgtcacatcaacatgacgcctgagtgggatggggaagctgatcttcctcatcagacatttatcctgatttgttagatgccaacacagtttcctcattggatttgcttctaacaagtatggaagaatttacgttctaccaaaagcagtctaaacattttcccctgctgtcaggtctctggactgaatgtccccacaagaaggacatgaatatgtttcatagggaattcttcctgagaaacaacaggattttcgagggaagaactgcaggccccccatggagggctggaggagtgctagagggggcactggaaaaacagcaggagtgagttcagatactaccgctcaggttgccaaagacagcattgctatctctgaggatatgacattctcccaaaagttccatgagtgaaggtacctgtgaacactaagcaggttgttaagaaacagcagcacataatttgcgtcacagctcaattacagtatgttttgatatttggaaaataattagcccattttcctttgaaactgcagcagtagcaatagaaataaaaaaggctgagccgtcttggagacaacaatcaataaacaattctaaatcggcaggattccttgacgatatgcaagcaatgagctagatgtgtgctgcagatacctcttactgcagggctcactcctgcaaagcatagaactagttttctcagcagacagagggaaccaagtcaagattccaaatcttgagagatttactatatggcaggaaagatcacacaagtacatccagccaaatatgaataaatgtaatcaaatattatcaaatgtgattggagcacagatgaaacagaaattcctttcacctgggatctagagagacttcttcagaaaatgtggctttggagatggccaaagacatgggtggaaatttggcagaacaggatgtaaggaattttaaaactgattctaaaattcatataaaaattcaaaggatcccaaatatccaaaacaattttgaacaagaaaaacaaagttggaagacttgcactatctgattttcagcctttttttttttttttttaaactacagtaatcagaaagtatggtgttggtgtaaaacaggaaaatagaataatggagcagaatagaatgttcagaactaaaccaacacttatatagacaattgattctcaaaaaggatgcagtggagaaaggatcttttcaacaagtagtgctggaagaattagagagtgatatgcaaaaaaaaaaaaaatgaactttgatccacacctcacaaaatatacaaaaattaagtcacaatggatcatagatcttaataggaaatctaaaactataaaacagctaggagaaaaagcataggcttaagctttatgaccttgggtttggcaaatatttctttgctatgacaccaaaagtataatctattttaaaaagaaactgatagagtgaactttatcaaaatgaagactcttcaaagctgttctaaacactgctaagcaaatgaaaagacaagccttagacagaagctatttgcagatcatatatctgataaaggtctctctttgtatctgatccagaataaagaggtctcaaaactcaataataatgcaaacacctgaatgaatgaatgaggccagaaaacacacttcagtaaagatatccagatggataataagcatatgaaaagatgctgattaaagatgccattagtcattagagaaatgctttcaaaaaccacagtgagatactagtacacatacatacaagaatgaatacgattagaaagaccgaccttacaaagtgctggtaaggaagtagagcaaccagagctgatacacaccacaaggaatttacaatagtacaaccattttggaaaagtctttaacagtttctttaaaaaaggtaaatacctatctaccatataacccagatattcctcatgtggtgctttagaaaagaaaagcatatgtccatataaagacttgtaaccaaatattcactgcaattttatttataatagctcaagttgtaaataacccatgcatccatcaagaagtaaatggagaaacaaatgatggtctatccaaacactgctcacaacaaactcttcagtaaaaactcagcactaaacaatactctgctataagaaaaataagctattaatacagcaacacagatgactctcaaaataattacactgaaagaaagaagtcagacaacatagagtagatactgcattaatccattcatacaaggatcttgaaaatgcagaccaatatgttgtgatggaaagcagatcaatggtttccaggggaagagatggggagggagggagggacaacaaatggcaggagagaagctttgtgggtgatgggtatgttcactctcttgaatgtggtcatggtttcttggggatatacttatgtcaaaacgtattagctgtacactttatacgtgtgaaaattactttgccaagtatacctcaaagctgttttaagaaaaaaggcacttcagtcctgatccacctcagcgcctgattggagcgacatgatcagtccctcaccctgtttgcctaacaggaaggtagaaaacctctcacggaaaataacatatggatttttcatttgcaatgtctgccatgtaataaagaatttcaagacatgcaacatgtcaagactatataacggataatatgagaataagaaacattagacaaaggatgcaaacccccaggtgatgtaggcatcagagttaccaataaaggctataaaatacttttaatatattcaagaaaataaggaaattatgggagaatagacaacagggtaaagactttcaccagagaaatatactggaatgtatttttaagagaaatcaaacagataatcTAGAACTGAAgccttcagctctggaaacaggtaaacagagctaattaggatccattttaagtaaaactttcagtaatgccgggtaaaatacaacaacaaatgtaacagagagctaactatggaaagagaagttcccagatgtcaatacaaagaggacacttaaagcccagagtggtaatcttgtgagctgatgccaccacaccctggagggaaggggttttaatctgcacataaatagagatacaatgtccatttaggaaaaagggtccataccagatgtcgaagactcttcctttatatctatatagtcagagacagagatgtaaagtggcagcagaggtcacagtgacacagggccctgggccaaggagtgtgaacacctctgcaagctgggaaaggtaggaagacgaatccctccctagagcctcggtgtggaacgtagccttggccacacgttggtttaagcccactgacaatgactttgcacttctgcacaaaagaacagtgagatgatgaatgtgtattgctttaagccactgagtctgtggtcctttgttagaacagcaaaaggaaagaaactcaggaaccaacatgaacatgaaccccaagctgcctgctgtgctggcaagaagttctttgtctctgaacctgggggagtctcctgtcttctggcagcatccacaaactacctcatgctaacttgagAGCTTGCAGAGGGTtcaatcttaaccctgcacagttcttgatatttagttaataaaaatgatggtgtcatcatgggtatttttccatcttttaaatacccttcagtcttctaataaagctacctctaattgagagacagttttcaaacttcataataaataactgtggttttatttggttacttaaattatgagtaataatattcacattagtaaaagttattaaaatcaacattgtttaatgaaaatatcatttctttttgcatgaacatgtattaactacaataaatgttccatgctttgttctacgatttactgttagagccttaaagaataatattttcctcaaaagatattatggcaaagggatttcttttggtggaacagttcctacatcaaatctggtgcatggctcaggccactgggaacctagagatgatagatattaggaggcattataaacacaaaatgatttttaaaggaattaaacaactggatgtgtgaaaacaaagaatctgagaatattctagtgaaataaatgtatttttcagcttaagcaagacactgggtgaataaatctaaaatgaaaaaaccacccagagatcagcagtgagtcatgcatgcagtgtgactgatcaaaaccaagttgtttccaaaccagtgtgcaggcttgatgccttcatgaatcaagtctgtgtggcaccaggccatctcgaatacatgttgatgaggtatttataagcccttcaccatcccagcacaaagcccacacatgagccacaagaccatcacctacacatctgcaaaagacacagcatggtgaatagcacttttcttgttcagtagccggtggcagggcactgtgagcagacagagatacagggacacagagacacagaggcacttcccctcactcagctgataaccttccgtgcattcctggggacaggattgtcataaaatgcaccatggattgatcctcctcctaggaaaggaacggtaggtctgtcctcaggttggagcaagggtggccggaggatctcagaagagctgtttcagcacaaccaatagaaatgtctgcCACCGTGACCAggagagacaggtctcctgccatcccggtaggcacttgggctcctgacaaaagctgggctcagtaaaggcttgagtagaaggcacagacctgagggatgccccagcaagagacaggaggtagggcctggtttatgctgctctgggtgtatcccagcctcatccgaatacgaaatcagaaatttgcaaaacagcagagctgggatggatcatctactccagactcctcaccttacagtttaaagggtggcagccctgggaggcaaagcaacgtgctaaaggcagagcgtggaagtggcagcgccagatgaaaaGCACCATGGCAACCCCGTTCAAGGCCGCTGACACTGAGgacggggccaaggtttccaacgaggagaatgagacagtgtaaatactttgttccccccaaaaccccaaatgtttactaaggcacaaaaactcaccttaactagctctcttctgagggggctctcttctgtctccgtctttctgtctgtctccatttctctctctcagacacaaacacatacaattttgtgaaaggggacttcctgccatacaaagacagacttcacatcttcagagaaacacttgacaaagcacatttccaattcaagtctttgtgtgaggtctgggcaactggcttattttctagaacaatcggtggttccaaaatcaggagatcatcttccccaaaggaagagttctggtccgtgttgatgaagctgggggtgtcacatttcatgagcccgttaggctccttctctggccacctgctgcatctgatggcttcctggagccgaacatcactgtcaagggctatggttgggataccagctttggccttgtccatgcggtccacttcattgacgtagcagtgaaagagggacctagattcgtcattgtgctgccagagaaccccttgggcaccagcggtcttccaaagtccgacacaaagctgttcagtctgaatctcttctcgggagactccgcattgcaataaagaaaaccaaaataaaagatcgcccacactctagctcggtgacctgaagacttatagtttttgatatctgctgagagcaaatccctgcacagagcatgctgacaagcactggaagtgagagacatcactttcgaacacatacaattacacccaaggcaaaagtctcgtgagggcccttggaccatcctgaaaaaacatcgctccctgagaatcctcaatactggtgcatcgcacaccagtgtttctcagtgggacactcagatcatcttcatcagaattagttaaagtgcttcttaaaatgcagaattctggggtgcacaccctcagagtctccagaattAGGGACcggcagtctgtattttcatagccaccaagatcactaaacatgctcagatttagcaccgcggtctacatcgggtcacctgagcatcgacaatgctgtctcatggggtgggggggtgccatatgtgtcagtgtgctgtcctacccacatgtctcccctgattctcagaactgacagtgcagtcccattgggcaagaaataccaccatttcacaatgcatatgcagggcgcctgactgacagatacaatcagtgctaggaaaggggacaaaactcaggttcctcatcgcttgtttcacttactgtgggacaaatgatcaattcaagggtaataaatcagtgtatgagtgaataacatgactctcgttagtcccacgagtgcctggaagagcgagcctgggcacactgagaatcataacagcccatctacttaattgtcatcctccccagatttatgtaaaggttacttccacccaggcagtgacccctgaagggcaagaatcatgtctgaacacactctcaaatccagaacagaacctgacaacaattaggctctggggtctgtgtttagcgagtgtggaatctcagtgatgccagctcttagaccttgccttcccatcccacccctcacgatatggcccttatgaccagctctcccggggctggggccacggaacccatttacaggactggaagaatctgatcatataaaccatcccccagattatcatcaagagtcacctgcatttcagggatcagtaatcccagaagctttgcagttcaggcaggtgagggatttttatatcagctctgtcttctactgtgactgcctgggtgacatcagacaaggaattctcaaaagcctgagcttttcctttcaggaataatctaaataACAAATCTTGTTGACCACTCAACaagtgtgatgtgaagatcaatgatttacacaggagtacaacattcactaggtcatggatttagaatcagagaaaaatcatttgagaaagattgacagaatgtagctttaatgcaaatttaagtattcttacctttcagtaaatcatcttcttccccaacttatcacttcacccaagtttaaaagatgtttgagaacagggatgagtgtgccagcaatctgggacccaataacctaaaatgtcacctaggaaaaagaggggagtaacacatttttaaaaagcatggtgaggatggcggggccatcccccaactccagactaagaagctctaagcaatacatttcctgcctgcctggggcatcagctgatgtgaaaacccacccagaaacctcactgtccagcagctcctccgtaacacaggctacactttctcagaattaagaattggggccagtaaccactttgctgaagaataaagacaaagaagaagaagagcgttctgcccctccccaggggagagcccagaccttgggctgcatgcactgagcctacctcccaggagaaggatatactggagaagggcgtcctgcgaaactgggacagcaaatgttgagatgggaacaaattgaccggctggccagggacagccccctccgtcgctgccttggcggctgcctccgccccctcagcacatcctgcccacttccggtggttaagctgtcagggaaacagtgctttgcgacctggggcaacagaggctgcccccaggccaagctgcgggggaaatgggatctaaaccaccagctcccaagcggcaagctccatacccccgccaacaacccgccgcccccgcagcctacagcacccccggggcaatatgtcctggagaagggtgacccaggaatgaggggcagcagatgccacccccacgtcaggcctccagagagatgggagcttatcctccagcccgccaggggcagacccccctcctctccaacccttgatgtcaccgcgcccacctcccaggagcaacctgaccgggtgtggggtttcaggctaatcttgggcgggagaggccgtccccaggccaggtcaggggagaggagaagaagtggccccattaggcggggcagccggccgtcgcagctgcctctgcccctcgacagcatcgcgcccgcctcccaggagcaagctgacctggagacgggcatccggcttcttgggcagcagagtacGCCCCCAGGTTTggccgtggggaagaggagagcaaattgacaggctccgcgctgcaggtcctctacGCCTGCCGTCGCCTCCCCCACACTTTAAAGGCACTTcccagggcgcccctcccccagcaggctaaatgggacaggtgtgtctggtgatctgaggcaggagaggccactcccacaccaggccatcggggagacgggagccaatccaccagctccccaaggcagccccctacccccacagcagccaccgctcctgccccctgacctcacggtggccgcctctagggagcaggctgacctggagatggacgtccggcgaactagggacaacagggaccgcccccagggcaaaccacggggagaaatgggagcaaatggaccggctccatgggaaaacctgccgctgctgccaccacccccaacgtaacacgcccgcctcctggggccaggctgactaggatacacgtgtctcttaacccagggcaagagacaccgcccccaggacaagccgcggggaagatgggagcaaatgtgcCCGCTtccccgctgcaggcccccgacccccgccacccgtgcaccctgactaccctgcctcccgcccccagcaggcaaagtgggaaagggttgtcccaggacctggcgcagcagaggccgcctgcaggccacgcggcacagacatgggagctaatcctcaagctcccccggggcagcctccctatccccgcagccaccaccatcccagccccctgactgcaccgcacccatctcccaggagcaagctcacctggagtcggacctcaggcaaatctctggcggcagaggtcgcccccaggccaggccgcgggggagagaagaaatggagcagctccctggaacggaccccaacccccagccgccgccgccgccgccgcctcccaggaccaagctcaactggagaccggcgtcccgcctctacggcagcagaagccgcccctggctccgccgcgggggagagcggAGCGAATTGACCGGCTTCCGTGCGGCAGCCCCCCTATCCCCGTGGGCCCTGCACCTTAACCAcaccgcctccactccccactcagcttgctgagtgggacaggtgtgtgcagcgacctggggcagcagaggccgctcccaggcccggcagccgggagaaggcagctattccatcagttcgccaggggcagccccgctccgctcccttgccgctgccaccgcccactgacctaaccgccccaccacccaggagcaagcttacctggagtccaacatctggcgaatctctgGCGGCCAAcacccccccaggccaggctgcagggaagagaagaaatcgaccggcttgcccgggcagcctcccacccaccgccgccgccgccgccgccgccgccccctccgccaccccagaccattgcactaatctcccggggtcaggctgactgcgaggatgtgcacttgccttctgacCCTGGCCACGTGCCGGAGCACCttcctgcacccctacactccctgtacctctgcacccctgccactctctgcccttccgcactgcctgcacccccgcatcccctgaactgcctgcaccctccacagcccctgcacccctgccaccatttacacctttgcactgcgtacactcctgcacccctgcttgtcccacacaccacctcttgggcctgtggcagtctctgctgttagaccaatgcacaggaactcacatctttgccagtatatgatgcatcagtggacgtctggggttggctgcaggaaggtacatgttcccggtcactagcctgggccactagggtgatctctgtgaggtcacccaggacgggctcagagatgctgttctctgggaagagaggagttgaaaccggtcttgagggcagagctgtgctcaccaggtcgtccacgcttcatgttttacacagggtttcggagaagtgaaattgatccggccaagtaagaccggcctgctgtgcgcccacctcagtcctgggctctgaggcagaccgactggctcccaccatcaggacacagtttgggcatctgaatggtcccttggaggcatcctatcacttctcaggaagaagtctggctgcttccaccctatggccctccctcccactgtgctggcctcaggaaggttccttatttggggaagaatgcagcccaccccctaccccacccctcacctttctctaacccaggctggtgctttctctgcccttcagagtctggaaagccatttctcttcaggtatgtcccttctgagatggacttgcttccactcaattctaggcgaggatgcaccatggaatgcactgggtaagagaaccaaaataaatagtttcttctgtgaggttttctgtttatctactggggctgggctgtgtgtagtttgctacagctattcgtGCGAGAGGCTAAAGCCACCCGTGAGTCCTTGTTTccatctccccgctgtctttgggttttccctagacactcctgagacatttacttcttttaattttattcctgttataacacaggggccctactgaaatggaggtaaggtgttgggggagtgggacagagcagggcatttgtagtcctgtgattagttctcattgagcctgtgccctgagctgtgacctccacaagtgtgtctctttcccccaccccaatttgggtgacacagaaggtatttcccttcccccaggtaggttaggctctggtaaaataatttctcattaaaaaaaaaaacaaaacacaaccacccacaatggaagagaatgttctgggtgtatttcaatagagctattttttcctttcctggcaggaaccatgaggagttttcctatgatcttcactctgagaacaggaaacggtcctggaagtaaaatgcatgaaaaagagcagggggcccctctgactggccccctggagttgtcacactcggacttccccacgctgagcctccagctggcctcagggacctgttaaatctgcctgcccccggggttcttacaaaagcgggttctgccctgggagctgtgactctccaagcctgcccggctgcctctctgtgttgggagcagctttccccctcagttttcttgtggatctaagaagagcagtgggtttgcagctccctcagctctggtgttgttttcaggacagaaggagcaacttctgagctccacacgagctggaccagaggctggaagcctcccctcctctgcctccatgcagacaatcagtggctgtggttctggccgagtttctgaagatgtggatttaaacacacacatcccagcccccacaggagcacacagtcccataaatccctacaacttccactggtaactacggaactgatgaggacacgggtttcggggctgcagaggcctgactgcatgactttctccgtggcctattaatgtggttgttatgggccttgtctgaagtggcttgcttaccgcacctggtacatgggaaatataaaataagtactagaacctccactttttctccctcttgggccttccaacctaaaaagtaatacgtgaactcagacggcctagtcaccacaatgaggtccgaccagcccggctctcctgagtgatggacactgacttgcgcattaactcggaacagtaggggaaccgccttcctctaactgggcatctccccacaccaggcacgccctcagctgagaaggggccaactcccccattgaggtgtgtgctggtggcttcagtgtgacctggccctgccgggacatgaacctgcagtgaggtggagtgtcaggaggagtggggtccctgctggggcagcagggggcccggtagcaccctgcgcagcctggtgcctgaggctccccaacatctcctacggccc includes:
- the LOC135320768 gene encoding uncharacterized protein LOC135320768 isoform X1, which encodes MKGEDTYYPHGAQVGLGVCCLYSRWARVALGIPVPEFLQYTRCLFPNLQNWNDVNHPAVHSMVHPRLELSGSKSISEGTYLKRNGFPDSEGQRKHQPGLEKENSISEPVLGDLTEITLVAQASDREHVPSCSQPQTSTDASYTGKDPGLGGCWPPEIRQMLDSSLTTGSGQDVLRGRRQPPRQRRRGLSLASRSICSHLNICCPSFAGRPSPVYPSPGR
- the LOC135320768 gene encoding uncharacterized protein LOC135320768 isoform X2, which produces MKGEDTYYPHGAQVGLGVCCLYSRWARVALGIPVPEFLQYTRCLFPNLQNWNDVNHPAVHSMVHPRLELSGSKSISEGTYLKRNGFPDSEGQRKHQPGLEKENSISEPVLGDLTEITLVAQASDREHVPSCSQPQTSTDASYTGKDPGLGGCWPPEIRQMLDSR